TCAAAAAGAAAATGTTCAATAATAAATTAATAACGACATTTCCAATTTTGATTGCGGCATAAACCATTGGTCTCTGGTTGGCTCTTAATTTTGAAAATGGTACAAGAACCAAGGCATCCAAAACTAAAATCCAAACTGAATAGGTTATATATTGTGCATCAACTTCGGCCCAATTTGCCAAAGTATTTCTGAAAATTAAAGCTGCAAATAAAAATCCAATTGATGACCAAAATATGGATATTGTCGAAGTTGCGATAACATTTTTTTTGTCTTCTTCGGCACTGTAAAATCTAAAAAATGCAGTTTCCATTCCGTAAGAAAGTACCACATTAAAGAAAACCATCCAAGATAAAACGATTGAAACTTCGCCATACTCTGCAGTTGGTAAAATCCCTGTATATAATCTGACCAATAAGAAACTCAGCATTCTTGGTAAAACCGTTGCTAGTCCATAAATTGCGGTCTGTTTGAATAGATTTTTATATAATCCCAAAATAATTAGTAATAAAGTTCAGAAAACAAAAATAACCAATTCTTTGGTTTATTAATGCTTTTGATGGTTCAATAAAAAACTTAAATTGAATTTTATTGCGTCATTTTGTTTTCATCTAAAACTTTCACAAAATGAAATCCTTTCGGAGCATATCCTTGATTATAGTAAAAACGGTGTGCCCCAAAATTCCCTGTAAAAGCATCTAATACAATACTGCTGCAACCTAGATCTACAGCTTTTTTTTCTATAAAATCGGTAAGTATTTTTCCAATTCCTTTTGAACGATGTTCTGGATTAACTACAAAATTATCTATTTCAAGATATTTCCCAGTCCAAAGTTTTGTAGCCGACCAACATCCCGTAATTCCTATGCATTTTTCATTTTCAAAAACAGCAATCTGGGTATAATTGTGAGGAATCATCTCTAACAGAAATGATTGATATTTTTCAAGAGAAATATTAGGATATAAAAATCGAATTGTATCTATTTGAGCTACCATTTCTTCCATTGTCGTAAGCTCTCGTACCTGTAAAGTCATTTTTTAACAAAATAATATTCAAAAATACTCATTTTTTTAGCGGTATTTATATAATTAACAGATCAAAAACATGTGAAATGTGTAAGAATCTTTAAAAATTATATAAGTTTTTTCATGTACTTATCTATTAACTTTGTAATATAGGGAATGAGGAAAGCTAGAATTCAACCCTTAAAAAAGAAAGCACTGGGACTGATAAAGCTTGTTTGTTCCCATAAAAGACAAAGCATAAGGGATTGATTCTGCTGTATTGTAACCCTAATAAAAACAGAGCATTGGGACTAATAAAGCTAGTTTGTTCCCATGAAAGACAAAGCACAGGGATTGATTCTGCTGAAATGTAACCCTTAAAAAAACAGAGCATTGGGATTAATAAAGCTAGTTTGTTCCCATGAAAGACAAAGCAACAGAGTGATAAATCTGTGTCAATAATTTTATAAAATGGTATTGATTCTCGGTTTTTGGGTAAATTGAGAATCACCATTTTATAAATTTTCTTGTTTATAGATTTTCTTAAAGAAGTACTTCCAATAAAAAAATAGCCGACATAATCATGCCGGCTATTTTTTATTTATTTTGCTATGAATTTCTTATCCATTCAAAGCTTCAGCTCCTCCAACGATCTCTAAGATTTCGTTTGTAATAGCAGCTTGACGTGCTTTGTTGTAAGTTAATTTCAATTGGTTTCTTAATTCAGTAGCGTTGTCAGTTGCTTTGTGCATAGCTGTCATACGTGCTCCGTGCTCTGAAGCAAATGAATCGCGGATACCTTTGTATAATTGTGTTTTTAATGACTTAGG
This is a stretch of genomic DNA from Flavobacterium endoglycinae. It encodes these proteins:
- a CDS encoding GNAT family N-acetyltransferase, whose protein sequence is MTLQVRELTTMEEMVAQIDTIRFLYPNISLEKYQSFLLEMIPHNYTQIAVFENEKCIGITGCWSATKLWTGKYLEIDNFVVNPEHRSKGIGKILTDFIEKKAVDLGCSSIVLDAFTGNFGAHRFYYNQGYAPKGFHFVKVLDENKMTQ